From uncultured Pseudodesulfovibrio sp.:
GGAAGACTCAAAGACATCTGAATGTCGTTGTCGACCGAACTTTTGACAATAAGCAGTGATTGATGATGATATTTTGATGCCATTGTCAAGGAGATTTCAGACTTCAAAAGCCTGTTTTAAAGCAAACATAACGAAAAAGAATTCACCATTGTAACTACGTATATTTGAATAAAAAAAGACAAGAACTTTTTATGTGGTCTTATTAACTACAAACAGTTCATTATTGGGGTAGACAACAAGAAAAGCGAGGTAAATTATGCAAGTAGCCGTAGAATCACAAGCTCCTGACTTCACTTTGAAAGATGTAGCGGGTCAAAAAATATCTCTGTCTGATTATGCTCAAAAAAAACATGTATTGCTCGTCTTCAATAGAAGTTTCTTGTGACCATTCTGCCGACAGCACATGACGCAGTTGCGTCAAGAATACGAACAGATCAAGGCTTTGGACATTGAAATACTCGTTGTCGGGCCTGAAAAACCACAATCTTTTATAACATATTGGGAAAAAGAAAAAATTCCCTTTGTCGGGCTTCCCGACCCGAAACACTCTGTGTTGAATCTTTATGGACAAGAAGTACGTCTTATTAAA
This genomic window contains:
- a CDS encoding peroxiredoxin family protein, translated to MQVAVESQAPDFTLKDVAGQKISLSDYAQKKHVLLVFNRSFLUPFCRQHMTQLRQEYEQIKALDIEILVVGPEKPQSFITYWEKEKIPFVGLPDPKHSVLNLYGQEVRLIKLGRMPAQMLIDKNGILKFVYYGKSMADIPDVNQIKSALKA